The following nucleotide sequence is from bacterium.
GGCTAACTGAGGAGACAATTGTTAAGCCAAAGCCAATGGTTGAGATAGGAGGAAAGCCCATTTTGTGGCATATTATGAATATCTATTCCTCGCAGGGATTCAAGGAATTTATCATTGCATTAGGCTATAAGGGTGAATACATAAAAGAATATTTCTTGAATTATTACAATTTCCAAAGCGACCTTACAATTTCTTTGAAAACAGGTGAGGTTTCAGCCTCAAAGAAGTGTTATAGGGATTGGATTGTCCATTTAATTGACACGGGGATTAGTAGTATGACAGGAGGTAGACTGTTTAATCTAAAAGAGCATTTAAAAGGCGAAAGATTTATGTTGACATATGGGGATGGCGTTGCTAATATTGATCTAAAAAGGCTTTTAAAATTCCATAAATCCCACAAAAAGATTGCTACGATAACCGCGGTAAGGCCTACCGCAAGATTTGGAAAAATAGTATTTACGGGCAATAGAGTAAAGGAATTCAAGGAAAAGCCGCAAACCGGAGAGGGATGGATAAATGGAGGATTTTTTGTCTTTGAGCCTTTTGTTTTTGATTACCTTATGAGCGAGGAGAGCGTATTAGAGGCAGAACCATTGGAAAATCTTGCAAAAGATGGACAGTTAATGGCTTATAAGCATGAAGGCTTCTGGCAATGTATGGATACATTAAGGGATA
It contains:
- the rfbF gene encoding glucose-1-phosphate cytidylyltransferase; translated protein: MKVVILAGGFGTRLTEETIVKPKPMVEIGGKPILWHIMNIYSSQGFKEFIIALGYKGEYIKEYFLNYYNFQSDLTISLKTGEVSASKKCYRDWIVHLIDTGISSMTGGRLFNLKEHLKGERFMLTYGDGVANIDLKRLLKFHKSHKKIATITAVRPTARFGKIVFTGNRVKEFKEKPQTGEGWINGGFFVFEPFVFDYLMSEESVLEAEPLENLAKDGQLMAYKHEGFWQCMDTLRDKQFLEKLWKEGNAPWKIWED